A genome region from Labrus mixtus chromosome 9, fLabMix1.1, whole genome shotgun sequence includes the following:
- the LOC132980878 gene encoding uncharacterized protein LOC132980878, with translation MPEGSRRGSKRSPSNTAAKRPSSVSSLSGIVSRMMSSGDRGASSSSCTSVNTVCSDGERPASLSLSSSASSVSLQDTSHSSSSSSSSSSSSLPYGAVPTYNASSTSSMPKRNGSDISLDLTPLVTPHGGGVPGGGGVCVVKASSGGHTHNGQVANQAAAAAAATPRQLSRLERIILEIVETEQAYVRDLKSIVEVRGRAPLTDLKNKQTCCRRLPGGLRPASLQLLLN, from the exons atgCCTGAGGGGTCACGGAGAGGCAGCAAGAGATCGCCTAGCAACACAG CCGCCAAGCGTCCCTCCTCGGTCTCGTCTCTGAGTGGGATTGTGAGTCGGATGATGTCATCCGGCGATCGAGGagcctcgtcctcctcctgcacctcGGTCAACACCGTCTGCTCTGACGGCGAGCGTCCcgcctccctctccctctcctcctctgcgtCCTCTGTATCCCTGCAGGACActtcccactcctcctcctcttcctcgtcctcctcgtcctcctctctgccGTATGGCGCCGTGCCGACCTACAACGCCTCCTCGACGTCCTCCATGCCGAAGAGGAACGGCTCCGACATCAGCCTGGACCTGACTCCTCTCGTCACGCCCCATGGAGGAGGAgtccctggaggaggaggagtttgtgTGGTTAAAGCGTCAAGTGGAGGCCACACCCATAATGGACAAGTAGCCAATcaggcggcagcagcagcagcggcgacGCCCAGGCAGCTGTCCCGGCTGGAGCGAATCATTCTGGAGATCGTAGAGACAGAACAGGCGTACGTCAGAGATCTGAAGAGCATCGTGGAGGTAAGAGGTCGAGCTCCACTGACAgatctaaaaaataaacagacgtGTTGTCGCCGtctgccaggaggcttaagacccgCCTCTCTTCAACTTTTACTAAACTGA